The following are encoded in a window of Roseimaritima ulvae genomic DNA:
- a CDS encoding TraR/DksA family transcriptional regulator: MPKKEALKKLREVLIRRRDALRRALAGDLSLLQEVRDTGPGDLLDAAVDTAQDEVNSQLVEAESRELTLIDEALERLKDGSYGTCDECGKNIPMARLQALPYATDCIQCRRKSEQGLSPSVSWNRVFEDAPIDSV; this comes from the coding sequence ATGCCAAAAAAAGAAGCGTTAAAGAAGTTGCGGGAGGTTCTGATTCGCCGCCGCGATGCGCTCCGGCGGGCACTTGCGGGCGACCTCAGCCTATTGCAAGAAGTGCGCGACACGGGCCCGGGAGATCTTCTCGATGCGGCCGTCGATACCGCTCAAGACGAGGTCAACAGTCAGTTGGTCGAGGCGGAAAGCCGCGAACTGACTTTGATCGACGAAGCCCTGGAACGCCTCAAAGATGGTTCCTATGGGACCTGCGATGAGTGCGGCAAGAACATCCCCATGGCGCGGTTGCAGGCCTTGCCCTACGCGACCGACTGCATCCAATGTCGCCGTAAGTCCGAACAGGGACTGTCGCCCAGCGTGTCCTGGAACCGGGTGTTCGAGGATGCCCCGATCGATAGTGTCTGA
- a CDS encoding serine/threonine protein kinase, with translation MTPERYAVARQIFYDAEALPVGERRAFVEQQTNDPELRREVLSLLEFHDAEAAKAEGGTVKGGGSRTIVSDATETASMADLPSAIRVARGSQLSAPSHARLRRWLPLLLSLIVALPSLMAIYGVERKAESSLQSLRYSQLEILGDTAAMAVREWAEGKIAIVQSWARTPQLQHNVSQLVELARQDQYREALVESSARAEIHKQMVALGGQDVRYVFWNRNGTTLASWQADAGDVGQRMPAAGSIELARAFAGETLLHKPDRITEPTVGFIAEQDVPLMWLVTPIRDPQGRTQAVMLVRGIGLYRELTAIFDELDFEDSGDTYAVDDRGWIRTELRHTERLRGTGLLPADATSAALYLRAGDPGHPLSRRRPLTADAATLPLTIAVSRAAARQSGQTVTPYRNYQGVEVVGAWRWLPELEMGAVSEISVQEAFATLTWLRWSLLGLAAVLTCSAAVAGFVVDQRFREVRQNEAEQFGRYELLDELGSGGMGVVYRARHQFMKRPAALKVIRPDREGQESRLRFDREVQLAAGLRSPHSVSIFDYGWTNDGRAYCAMEMLEGLTVHQAVSRAGKMPAGRVLHLLMHVCDSLAEAHRRGLVHRDVKPRNIMLSPRGECCDWAVLFDFGLAKPTEPDHQLFHTQERVWAGTPMFMAPERFRSPGRTDPRSDIYSLGAVGYFMLAGREPFSEIDPSGLFELILTSSPTPLEKLLEQSDVQPLAALLQQCMHKQVEQRPQSADELYAQLAKLRDQFPWTRQTATRWWEHHGQDI, from the coding sequence GTGACCCCCGAGCGATACGCCGTAGCCCGTCAGATTTTCTACGATGCCGAAGCGTTGCCCGTGGGCGAGCGACGGGCCTTTGTCGAGCAACAGACGAACGACCCGGAACTCCGCAGAGAAGTCTTGTCGTTGTTGGAGTTTCACGACGCCGAAGCCGCCAAGGCCGAAGGCGGAACGGTGAAAGGAGGCGGTTCCCGAACGATAGTATCGGACGCCACCGAGACGGCTTCGATGGCCGACCTGCCGTCGGCGATCCGCGTCGCCCGGGGCAGTCAATTATCGGCCCCCTCCCATGCCAGACTGCGCCGTTGGTTGCCGCTGCTGCTCTCGCTTATCGTGGCACTGCCGTCGCTAATGGCCATCTATGGCGTGGAACGCAAAGCCGAATCGAGTCTGCAATCGTTGCGGTACTCGCAATTGGAAATTTTGGGCGATACTGCGGCGATGGCCGTGAGAGAATGGGCGGAAGGCAAAATAGCTATCGTCCAGTCCTGGGCGCGAACTCCTCAGCTGCAACACAACGTCAGCCAACTGGTCGAACTGGCGCGACAAGATCAGTACCGTGAAGCGCTGGTGGAAAGTTCCGCCCGGGCCGAGATTCACAAACAAATGGTGGCCCTGGGGGGCCAGGACGTACGGTATGTGTTTTGGAACCGCAACGGCACGACCTTGGCCAGTTGGCAAGCCGATGCCGGCGACGTTGGCCAACGGATGCCGGCCGCTGGCAGCATTGAACTGGCACGTGCCTTTGCCGGCGAAACCCTGTTACACAAACCCGATCGCATCACCGAACCCACGGTCGGGTTCATCGCCGAACAAGACGTCCCGCTGATGTGGCTGGTAACCCCGATCCGTGATCCGCAGGGCCGCACGCAGGCGGTGATGCTGGTCCGCGGCATCGGCTTGTACCGCGAGCTGACGGCGATCTTTGACGAGCTGGACTTTGAAGACAGCGGTGACACCTATGCTGTGGACGACCGGGGCTGGATTCGCACCGAGTTGCGGCACACCGAACGACTGCGAGGAACGGGATTGTTACCAGCCGATGCGACTTCGGCGGCACTATACCTGCGGGCCGGCGATCCCGGTCACCCGCTCAGCCGACGGCGACCGTTGACCGCTGATGCGGCGACGTTACCGCTGACGATCGCTGTCAGCCGAGCCGCTGCCCGGCAATCCGGCCAGACGGTAACGCCTTATCGCAACTACCAAGGCGTTGAGGTCGTCGGAGCATGGCGTTGGTTGCCGGAGCTGGAGATGGGAGCGGTATCGGAAATTTCGGTGCAAGAAGCCTTTGCGACCTTAACTTGGTTGCGATGGTCGCTGCTGGGCCTGGCGGCGGTGCTGACCTGTTCGGCAGCGGTGGCCGGTTTTGTTGTCGATCAACGTTTCCGCGAAGTTCGGCAAAACGAGGCCGAACAGTTTGGACGTTATGAATTGCTGGACGAACTGGGCAGCGGCGGGATGGGCGTCGTCTACCGAGCTCGCCATCAGTTCATGAAACGTCCCGCGGCGTTGAAGGTGATTCGTCCCGACCGCGAAGGTCAGGAGAGCCGGCTGCGGTTTGATCGCGAAGTCCAATTGGCCGCGGGCCTCCGCAGTCCGCACTCGGTATCCATTTTCGATTACGGCTGGACCAACGACGGACGCGCGTACTGCGCCATGGAGATGCTCGAAGGCCTCACTGTCCACCAGGCCGTCAGTCGAGCTGGCAAAATGCCCGCCGGCCGGGTGTTGCACCTGCTGATGCACGTCTGCGACTCGCTGGCCGAAGCCCATCGTCGGGGCTTGGTGCATCGCGATGTAAAGCCTCGCAATATCATGCTCAGCCCCCGAGGCGAGTGTTGCGACTGGGCGGTGCTGTTCGATTTCGGTTTGGCCAAACCCACCGAACCGGATCACCAACTGTTTCACACTCAAGAACGCGTCTGGGCCGGGACGCCGATGTTCATGGCCCCGGAACGGTTTCGCAGCCCCGGCCGCACCGACCCGCGATCGGACATCTACTCGCTGGGAGCCGTCGGATATTTCATGCTGGCCGGCCGAGAACCGTTTTCCGAGATCGACCCCAGCGGATTGTTCGAATTGATCCTAACCAGTTCACCGACCCCGCTGGAAAAGCTGCTGGAGCAGTCCGATGTCCAACCGCTGGCCGCGCTGCTCCAGCAGTGCATGCATAAGCAGGTCGAACAGCGTCCCCAATCGGCGGACGAACTATACGCTCAGTTGGCCAAGTTGAGAGACCAATTTCCATGGACTCGCCAAACAGCAACCCGCTGGTGGGAGCACCACGGGCAAGACATTTAG
- a CDS encoding sigma-70 family RNA polymerase sigma factor, which translates to MDSVTEKLIDATNGEPRAADELFSAMYDDFQRMANRFINNEPNRNRLTSSSLVHEAYVRMVDQRRVDWQGRTHFFAIGARVMRRILVDHARRVNSQKRGGGWTRAQLDPSVTFQIERDEDVLMLDDLLSKLKELDPRQAGVVELKFFGGLTMKEIACELGASLRTVEKDWSMARAWLRREMERDIQP; encoded by the coding sequence ATGGATTCGGTAACCGAAAAACTGATCGACGCAACCAACGGCGAACCCCGCGCGGCCGACGAATTATTCTCAGCCATGTACGACGACTTTCAGCGGATGGCAAATCGGTTCATCAATAACGAGCCGAATCGCAATCGCCTGACCAGTTCCTCTCTGGTGCATGAAGCTTATGTGCGGATGGTGGACCAACGCCGCGTCGACTGGCAGGGTCGGACTCATTTCTTTGCCATCGGTGCCCGCGTGATGCGGCGGATTTTGGTCGACCATGCGCGGCGAGTGAATTCACAAAAGCGCGGTGGCGGTTGGACGCGAGCGCAATTGGACCCCAGTGTTACTTTCCAGATCGAACGGGATGAAGACGTATTAATGCTGGATGACTTGTTGTCCAAGCTCAAAGAGCTCGATCCGCGCCAGGCGGGGGTGGTGGAACTGAAGTTTTTTGGCGGGCTGACGATGAAAGAAATCGCTTGTGAATTGGGGGCCAGTTTGCGGACGGTGGAGAAAGATTGGTCGATGGCGCGGGCTTGGTTACGTCGTGAAATGGAGCGAGACATCCAACCGTGA
- a CDS encoding DUF1559 domain-containing protein, whose amino-acid sequence MPQDRSFKQTEIVSKAGFTLVELLVVIAIIGVLVGLLLPAVQAAREAARRCSCSNNLAQLGLAVHNFEFGMEHLPAGVTNPDGPIRSEPVGQHVSFLVRLLPYIEQPGIANNFDIEAGTYAPANAPARAMHIPTYTCPSFYSSSLDFDSVGLTTYAGCHHGSEAPIEVDNNGLLFLNSHIRYSEIADGSTNTILIGEFLPEDNSLGWASGTRSSLRNTGHLISGSDMQNFTMMMGMNEQEPTEVGGFGSYHPGGANFVLADGAVRFLSQNTDGEVLENLGNRADGAMMGEF is encoded by the coding sequence ATGCCCCAGGATCGGTCCTTTAAACAGACAGAGATTGTATCGAAAGCCGGTTTTACGCTTGTGGAGCTGCTGGTCGTGATTGCCATTATCGGAGTCTTGGTGGGGTTATTGCTGCCGGCCGTACAGGCCGCACGCGAAGCGGCGCGGCGATGTTCCTGCAGTAACAACCTGGCTCAATTGGGACTGGCGGTCCACAACTTTGAATTTGGGATGGAACACCTGCCGGCCGGGGTCACCAACCCGGATGGTCCTATTCGCAGCGAGCCGGTGGGCCAGCACGTCAGTTTCTTGGTGCGACTGTTGCCGTACATCGAGCAACCGGGGATCGCCAATAACTTTGACATCGAAGCTGGCACCTACGCCCCGGCGAACGCTCCGGCCCGAGCCATGCACATTCCGACGTACACCTGCCCGTCGTTTTATTCTTCATCGCTCGATTTCGACAGCGTGGGCCTGACCACCTATGCGGGCTGTCACCACGGTAGCGAAGCGCCGATTGAGGTGGACAACAATGGGCTACTATTTCTGAACAGTCACATCCGCTACAGCGAAATCGCCGACGGCAGTACCAATACGATTTTGATTGGTGAATTTCTACCCGAGGATAACAGCTTGGGCTGGGCCTCCGGCACCCGCTCCTCCCTACGCAACACGGGGCACCTCATTTCAGGTTCCGACATGCAAAACTTTACCATGATGATGGGCATGAACGAACAGGAACCTACCGAGGTGGGAGGATTTGGCAGCTATCATCCCGGTGGCGCGAACTTCGTGCTCGCCGATGGTGCGGTGCGATTCCTCAGCCAGAATACCGATGGCGAAGTTCTGGAAAATTTGGGCAATCGGGCCGACGGCGCCATGATGGGCGAGTTTTAA
- a CDS encoding PulJ/GspJ family protein: protein MKRRRQLRGVSLLETMVAMLLISTLLVLSLGWVHQSFKFSSLMQQRQRQHQALLRLARQVRDDLRHGDSVTIEQDNRVLVQLPAEHQVAYQVVDQQLVRRSRSAAAPPTEDAFPLASGSTVQWDASELPDWISLTIRRAESLPELHLRVSVNRFGGATTASDPVTASEPTNASDATDGSDSAEVQQP, encoded by the coding sequence ATGAAACGTAGGCGACAATTACGTGGGGTTTCCTTGCTGGAAACCATGGTGGCCATGCTCTTGATTTCAACTCTGCTGGTGCTATCGCTTGGCTGGGTCCACCAATCGTTCAAGTTCTCTTCCTTGATGCAACAGCGTCAACGACAACATCAAGCCCTCCTGCGGTTGGCTCGCCAAGTGCGTGACGATCTGCGGCATGGCGATTCAGTAACGATCGAACAGGACAACCGGGTGCTTGTGCAACTTCCCGCGGAGCACCAAGTGGCCTATCAAGTGGTCGACCAGCAGTTGGTTCGGCGGTCGCGTTCCGCGGCGGCACCGCCCACTGAGGATGCCTTCCCGCTGGCTAGCGGAAGCACCGTACAGTGGGATGCATCGGAGCTGCCCGACTGGATCTCGTTGACCATCCGTCGTGCGGAGTCCCTGCCGGAACTGCACCTGCGGGTGTCGGTCAACCGGTTTGGTGGGGCCACCACCGCGTCTGATCCCGTCACCGCCTCCGAACCTACTAACGCGTCTGATGCTACCGACGGGTCTGATTCTGCCGAGGTGCAGCAGCCATGA
- a CDS encoding type II secretion system F family protein yields MSTSSAALNDDASLPSASPAGWEGEGQLRATSAAHRATIRVLARTYSQPLQTAAAMDCLAGEFRGAAGRRMQQFAWFLNAGVPIGEAIQRTPNLLHQAHGVALRMAEQAGNFQDVCSALLQPDPGVASQSDLDRSQSTSQQLRVLAGFLVAWFVLTFFAIFIVPTFEAMFDEFELELPATFKLFVALMRVVTVVFPVLVTLLIIYFAFRAPLILESLTNRWNPNLGGRREMPPPLAVRALLANATEAEVIAGSGQLDATDHSMGSGPSLSAGIDKLSSVHSTPAIRKKLQAASQRTQQGQDGWSAVAEQGLLSRQESNILLTAQTPQTQAWLLRWFIARKIHRRRARSGFAWRLTSFLSLAVLSAIVALAAISVYSVLIGLISGLS; encoded by the coding sequence ATGAGTACAAGTTCGGCCGCATTGAACGACGACGCGTCGCTACCATCCGCCAGCCCGGCGGGTTGGGAGGGCGAAGGACAGCTCCGCGCCACATCGGCCGCGCACCGGGCGACCATCCGAGTATTGGCACGCACGTATTCGCAACCCTTGCAAACCGCCGCGGCCATGGACTGCTTGGCCGGCGAGTTTCGCGGCGCGGCCGGCAGACGCATGCAACAGTTTGCCTGGTTCTTGAATGCGGGGGTGCCCATCGGTGAAGCGATTCAGCGAACGCCCAATCTGCTGCACCAAGCCCATGGAGTTGCCTTGCGGATGGCCGAGCAGGCGGGAAACTTCCAAGACGTATGCAGCGCATTGTTGCAGCCTGACCCCGGCGTGGCTTCCCAGTCCGACTTGGACCGCAGTCAATCGACCAGCCAGCAATTGCGGGTGCTGGCTGGATTTTTGGTGGCTTGGTTCGTGCTCACCTTTTTCGCGATTTTCATCGTTCCCACCTTCGAAGCGATGTTCGATGAGTTCGAACTGGAGTTGCCAGCCACCTTTAAGTTGTTTGTTGCTTTGATGCGTGTGGTCACCGTCGTGTTCCCCGTGCTGGTGACGCTGCTGATCATTTATTTCGCCTTTCGTGCCCCGCTGATCCTGGAATCCCTGACCAACCGTTGGAACCCCAACCTTGGAGGCCGCCGGGAAATGCCGCCGCCCCTGGCCGTCCGCGCTTTGTTGGCCAACGCGACCGAAGCAGAAGTTATTGCGGGCTCAGGCCAGTTGGATGCAACCGACCATTCGATGGGAAGCGGACCCTCGCTCAGCGCAGGGATCGACAAACTATCCAGCGTGCACTCGACCCCCGCGATTCGCAAGAAATTGCAGGCGGCGTCCCAGCGAACCCAGCAAGGGCAGGACGGTTGGTCGGCGGTGGCGGAACAGGGACTGCTGTCGCGACAGGAATCCAACATCTTGCTGACGGCTCAAACCCCGCAAACGCAGGCTTGGTTGTTGCGATGGTTTATTGCCAGGAAGATCCACCGCCGCAGGGCACGCTCCGGTTTCGCCTGGCGGTTGACGTCGTTCCTCAGCCTGGCGGTGCTGTCGGCGATTGTGGCGTTGGCCGCGATCTCGGTTTACTCGGTTTTGATCGGTTTGATTTCAGGACTCTCATGA
- a CDS encoding type II secretion system F family protein gives MPPTTPPPSPTPTPNPSPDGRDVQQRLQQVLRFHSEISAALRRLSEELPRPQRRAFESLSRWFAQAPTPQDVLHRADALAVCLPLMRPAESGEIASWQIDEAARQAVNRVGSPRGQRYRLLQGLIYPLSVLLVSGLIIILFCLFLVPEFDAMFRDFELDLPALTHALILLSRFIRQWGGVLLGGTAILGLVLLWISKYRLGRWMRSKRDVMAIWARHVSLLLQAGLADDEAIQTAGRASERRWVADLSRFWGERLQQGQRPFDGAVYAGSQPVAMIGYAMRQETPQQRSEWLDEVVEMYRERDHFRWNAWLAWTTPMVVCVAGGAVGFLVIALFLPLVGLISGLG, from the coding sequence ATGCCGCCCACCACGCCTCCCCCTAGTCCTACGCCTACCCCTAACCCTTCGCCGGACGGTCGCGATGTCCAGCAGCGGTTGCAGCAGGTCCTTCGTTTTCACAGTGAAATTTCAGCCGCCTTGCGGCGCCTCAGTGAAGAACTACCGCGCCCGCAAAGACGCGCCTTCGAATCGCTCAGTCGTTGGTTTGCCCAAGCTCCGACGCCGCAGGACGTCCTGCACCGCGCCGATGCGTTGGCGGTTTGCCTGCCGTTGATGAGGCCCGCGGAGAGCGGAGAGATCGCAAGTTGGCAGATCGACGAAGCGGCCCGACAGGCGGTAAACCGTGTCGGCAGTCCTCGCGGTCAACGTTACCGTCTGCTGCAAGGATTGATTTACCCGCTTTCCGTACTGTTGGTCAGCGGTTTGATCATCATCCTGTTTTGCTTGTTCCTGGTGCCAGAATTCGACGCCATGTTCCGGGATTTTGAATTGGATCTACCGGCACTGACGCACGCGTTGATCTTACTCTCCCGTTTTATACGGCAGTGGGGCGGTGTGCTGTTGGGTGGCACCGCGATCCTGGGACTGGTGCTGTTGTGGATCAGCAAATACCGGCTGGGACGTTGGATGCGCAGCAAGCGGGACGTGATGGCGATCTGGGCGCGGCATGTGTCGCTGCTGTTGCAGGCGGGCTTGGCTGATGACGAAGCGATTCAAACGGCCGGTCGAGCCAGTGAGCGCCGCTGGGTTGCTGATCTGAGTCGGTTTTGGGGGGAGCGATTACAGCAAGGACAACGGCCATTTGATGGGGCGGTCTACGCCGGCAGCCAACCGGTGGCGATGATTGGGTATGCAATGCGACAGGAGACACCGCAGCAGCGCAGTGAATGGCTGGATGAAGTCGTGGAGATGTACCGAGAACGCGACCATTTTCGCTGGAACGCTTGGCTGGCATGGACCACACCCATGGTCGTTTGTGTGGCGGGAGGAGCCGTGGGCTTTTTGGTCATCGCATTGTTCCTGCCACTGGTTGGCCTGATCAGCGGGCTCGGTTAA